From the genome of Roseivivax sp. THAF197b:
GCCCAGAACCCAGCTTTTGCCCGCGTCCACGCTCCAACGAAGGCGCAGGAACGTGTCGGCAGTCGAGACCGGCACGGAGTCCAGAATAACCGCCGCACGGGCCTGCAGCGCGCCGTCTGGCAGCCGCAAGGTGGTTGTGTCGTCAGACCGCACCGATTGCACGACCGGCTTGTCAGGGCCGAACGTGTCGACCGGGTTCGTGATCTTCGGCGAGTAAGTCGGGATCGGGGTGCCGTCCTGCGTCGCCTCGGGCGCAGCGTCCACGGCGATGATCCGGGCGCTGTCATTCTCGCCGGGGAAAATGGCCTTCACCAGAAGGTCAAGATCCTCTTGCCCGACCTCGTCAACGTACATCAGCGCCTCGCGACGCATGATGTCGACCGGGAAGCTGCCATCTGTGATCGTCCAGACATTGCCCGGCGTGTCGTCGATCGTCGCTTCTGCGGTCAGGAAAACGGTGTCACCGGCGCCATTGATCAAGCGCAGAGAGACGCGGAAGGGCGTCCCGGTCGGCAGGTTCAAGCGCTCGTCGATCGTGATAGTGGCGACGTCCGCGCCATTGGCCGTCCAGGACCGCACCCGGCCCGCGCCATAGCCCTTGAGGATGACGTCGCTCGTCACGCGGATCTTGTCGCCGCGACGGACGACCAGATGTTCGAAGTCGGTCGGGATCTCGTACTCGCCCGGGCGCAATTCCGCGACGGCGAGGAAGTACCGCGCAAGGCGCTGGATATTACCGAGTTTCAGATCGTCTTTCGTCAAGACCGTGCCATCGAGGACAAGCCGCTCGATCTCGGTCGCGTTCGAGGCGTCGTAGCCGTCCTTGTAGACGGTGACGATGTCGCGCTCCCAGTTGTTCCGCTCGCTGATGAATTCGCACCGGACGCCGTGCAACTCGTCGGAGAATTGCATGGTCAGCTGCAGCGGCATGGAGTTGCGCGGGGTGAAGACTTGGCGCACCGGCCCGGCCCCGCCGTCGCGGATCACGCCATAGCGCATATCTGCCTGGCTCAAGGTCGCGCGGCCAGACGCGGTGATCAGGCGCAACACCTCGCCAAGCGTCGCGTCGCTGTCGAAGATGTAGTCGCAGGTCCACCAGGGTTCCTCATCCGCCCAGGCGTGCAGTTCGTCGACGATGATCTGAGATTGGTCGCGCGGCTTGGTCATGTGCGGGCCGGTCAGCGCCTCGTTGACCATCCACGCCGGATGCCTGACCGGGATAGGCCCAGACCAGGCACGGCGCGCCTTCGGGTCCGCGTCTTCGAAATCGGCCGGCAGTTCGGTGTGGATCTCGATACCGTGCGGCATGTCGCCCGAGAAGTCCGCAGAGTTGACGCCTGCCCGGACACCAGTGCCACCAGCGGTCCCGGCCCCGGCGTCATCGGTGCCCGCCCATGCGCCAATCTCTAGGCTGCTGCCGTCAGTTGTCTCTGCCGCCGACGTGGCCGCGATTAGGCCGGTGTTGGTGTCGATGGCGTAGAGGACCATGCGTCCGGTCGCCTGCGGGCGGATGGCGGCGTAGATATCGACCGCGCGGCCTTCGAGGGCGTCGCGCGGTAAGGTGCAGCGGACTCCCGCAGTGCCCGTGGCCGATGTCTGCCCGTCGCCTGCCATCGCGACCAGATCGCCGCCCGCATCGAAGGACAAGCCGAAGCCGGTCCCGGTCGCGCCAGCCTCGAACAGAAGGCCCTCCGTGGTCTCGTCGACCCGGATCCCGCGCGCGGCAATGGTGACCTCTTCGTCGCGATGCGGAGCCTCTGCCACCGTCGCGCCCTGGTCCAACTGGAAAGCGGGCGCGCCGAGCCCATCGGGAAACATCGTGTGCAGCCCGGCGCCGTAGATCGGCAAAAGCTGCTGAACGACCGCGTTCAGATTGCCCAAGGATCCCTGCAACTGGTCGCTGCCCTTCGCGCGGACGGCAATCTCCGCCACGCCTTCGTGGCTGGGCAGGTCTGTCGCCTGGAATGACCGGATCCCGGTCATGTGCAGTTCGCTCTGGTCTTCGGGCTCGTCGCCGTCCTTGCCCTGTTGGGCCGTCACGCGGATATCCCACTGATCCTGACCGGGCACCTTGAAATCGTGGCTGAACCGCAGTGGCGTCTGGCTTTTGCCCGAGAAGGTGATCGGCTCGACGCTGGTCTTCCGATAGGCGGTGTCGGGCTCCGACGCGCGCTTGTATTCGAAGAAGACCGTCCGGCTGTTAGATTTCACGTCCGCCGAGTCGTCCTTGCCGTCGTAGACCCCGCTCTTGAAGGTCACGTCGACGCTGACGGCTGCCGTGTTCTCCGCCGTGCGGCGCACGACCGGGTCATTCGGTCCCAGCAGCACGACATCATATCCGGTTTCGTCGACGTCGTCGGCATAGAGCGTCATCTGCTCGGTGCCCTGGCGCCACCCCTCGATGCCGAAACCGTCCTGATACCGGACGTCTGCCGACTGCACGATCACCGCGGCCTTGCCGCCCGGAAGGATCGCGGTCGCGATCGGCTCCGCCTGGTACTCGGCGGTATAGGTCAGGTTCGTGATCTCGACGCGGAAATCACGCTCGAGCCCGTCGTCATAGGTCGGCCAGGTGAAGGTGCGCTCGAAATCCGGCCCGCCGGTCAGGAGCGAAGCATAGAGCCCTTCGAAGGTGCCGTCGGTGGTCCACTGCAACTGACCGCGCACCCGGCTTTCGAAGATCACGTCGAAGGTCTCGACAACGCGATTGGTCCGCGTCGCGATCGTGGTTATCACGGTGCCGGTGGCGCTGCGCGGGCGCAGGGTCCACCTGTCGCCGATGGCCTCAAGGCGGCGGCGCGGCGTGTGGCGTTCCTCTTCCTCGACGATCACCAGGTCGGCGAGTTCGGGATAGGTGGCAAGGGTCCGCTCTTTGTCGACGTTCAGGAATTCAAGTTCGACGTTTGTCAATTCATGGATCGGGGTGTCACCAACCATCAGGCTTTCGATGAAGACCGGACCCCACCCGAACGTCATGCGCTCGCGGACATAGATGTCGTCGTCGACGGTCTCCGTGTAGCCCTTGGCCGACTTCATCGGGAACATGCGATGGCGCCCGAGCAGCTTCGGATAAACGCGATCCGTGCCCAGAGCGTTGCCAGCGTTGGTCAACTGGTTCTGCGTCTCGAAACTCGGCCCCTCGGGCTGTTTCGGCGGAGGAATCAGCGCCGATACCGCAAGGGCACCGACGACGGTCACCGCCGTTGTCGCAAGGTTCAACTGCGCCGCCGTCAGGGTCAGGTTGAGAGCGTTCGCGACGCCGGTCGCAATGGTGCCCGCCTGCGCAGAGAGGACGGCCATCAGCGCGGATGCGGCCAAGCCCCCGCGCGGCGTCGGGTAATATACCTCGATCGTCGTTCCGGCCTTCGGCTTCACCATGGGCCAGAGCGCGACAGGCACGTCCCATGTCTTGCCGCCCGAGATCGCGCGCACCACCGGCAGCACCTCACTGCGCCCCATGGCGCCGATAACGATTTCCTCGATCGTTGAGCCGACCGGCGCGGCGCCCTCGTTCCGACCGGCCATAAGCGGCGACGGCTGGATCAGCGTCTCGAAGAATGCGGAATCATCAAGCATTGAAGCGAAACACTCCATTGAGGCGCGCGCGCCAGGGTTCAAAGGTGAAGTCTTCGATGACCGATCCGGGGCCTTCCCGTTCGGTGTGCAGCATCAGGCGCGGCCCGAGGCAGTAGCCGACATGCACCGCATGCCTGCCGACGCGGAACAGGAGCGCATCGCCCGCTTCCGGCCGATCCACCGGCAGCCAATCCCCGCTTGCCTTCATCCCTGCCACAACGCGGCGTCGCACCGCCTGTTGAATGCTGCAGGCCGGGTCGGGGATCTCGCGACCATGGCGCGCCTTCTGCAGAGCGATGAACAGGCCCAGGCAATCGAAGGCATGAGGCCCCCGGGCGCCCTCCGCGTAGCGAAGGCCGATCCACTCGTCTGACCATTGCATGAGGCTCAGACCTTGAGGCCTCGCCCGCCGCGATGCAGGCCGGGTGCGTTCTCTGCGTCCATGCGCAGGCGGGAAAAGGTCTCATCAAGCACGGGCTCGACGCGGATCTCCGCGCGGATGTCACGTTGGCCGATGATGGCCTCGCGGATCTCGCCCTCGAAGGTCACCTCGGGCTGATCGAAAGACGATAGCAGCGCCCGTTCCGACTTGGCCGTGATGATCGACTTGTCGGTGCGCAGATGCGCCGTCAGTTCACGCGACACGTTGTCAGCGAGCAGTTCGAGAACCGGCGCCCGTCCATCGTCAACGTCGTCTGGCAGCTTCGTTGCGAGCGGATACGGCACAAAGGTCTCGCCGTCGCGGGTCTTCGGGTCGACATGGGCCACCAGGCGCACCGGCGCCTGCCACGTCGCCCGATCGAGCGTCAGGTATTCGATGACAGTCTCGTCGGGGTTCTCGTCGAACATCGCCTGCCGGAATGTGGGGGAAAGGTCTCTGCTCATGGCAAGATTTCCTTCGCGGAATAGGCCTCAGACATAGAAGACGAGGTCGGCCTCGACAGATACGCGGAGACCCTGCGGCGCGACTCGATACGGAGTTTCGACCTGGAAACGGTAAGTCCGGATCACACCGTTCAGCGGATCGCTGGCCTCAAACGGGTGAAGTCCGTTTGCGAGATCGACCTCGAAAAACTGCTCGAATGTCGCAAGCTGAGCGAGGCTGATGTTATTGATCCGGCCCTGGAAGATACGCGGCGCGATCGACGACAGGGGCCTGCGCTTGGGCGGCCCAATCGAAAATTGGCTTTCGAGAAAGGTGCCCGACGGGCCGGATCTTCGGTAGCCTTCGCGAGACGCAAAGAAAGGAATGCCTGCAGGCCAGCTTGGCATGCTCAAGTCCTCCGTTTCGGCGTTTTCGACAGCCCGTAAGCCTCGCGAAACTCCCGCTGATAGGATCCAGCGCGCAGTTCAGCGCGCACCGACTCCCGAATGACAAGGCGAAAATCCCCGTTGCCATCCATGCGCGGCGCTTCGGCCTCGATCGGCGCGCCATGATTTTCGATGACGAACTTGCCGATGCCGAAAGAGGACGCGCCGCCTCCCGACATACCGTCACGCACCGACCGCCCCAGCCCGCCACCATCGGCGAACTTCGGGAAGCGCCGCTGCCGCACCGCTTCCATGAAGGCCGGGCCGTAATAATCCACGGAGGCCGCGGGCTGCATGAATTCGCCTGCGGACCCCCAGAAAAGATGATTGTCCTGCCGCTTGCCTCCCGCGCCGGTCAGCTGACCAGCCGCACGCCGGACCGTCGGGAAACCGCCGCCGCCCGCATAGCCCGGAATGCTTCCGCCGTTCGCGTTGCCCGGTGCCGCGACCTCGACAGCCGGGGCGGGAGTTCCGAAACCCGCAGCCAGGTTTAAAAAAATATCATCGAGAAGCCCGCCCAGCGTTTCCCAGACGGGATCGAAAGCCAGTTCCCAGAGCCTGCCGGTGATGTAAGACGCGATCTCGTCGATCGCGGCCATTGCGCCTTCACCGCCCGGCTTCAGATTGTCGAAAGCGGATCTGACCGCATCCTTTGAAGCCTCGAGATCTTCCGCGGATTTTTCCGTTGCCTGCTTCGATTGCTCCTGCGCTGCCGTGCGCGCAGCCAGGGCGTCGGCCTGCTCGCGATAGACATCGATCAGGAGGCGGCCATCTTCGGTCAGCTGCTTTTCCGGATCGATCCCTGCCTTTTTCGCGGCGGTCAGTTGCTCGAACATGAACCGAAGGCGCGCCTGCTCGCCCGCACTTTTCCCGGCGAGCGACGCTTCGAGCTCAAGCTGTGCGATCTGATCGTCACCGATTTCCAGGAGGCGCTGAAGAGTCTCGGCCTGTTCGGCGCGCTCAGCTGTCAATTCGGCTGCCGCTTCCTTGGCTTTACGCTCTGCTTCTTCGGCATCTTTGATAAATGCCTCCTCCTGGGCACCGACGCCAATATTCCGACTAAAGATCGCGGCTTCAGTATTTCGCCGACCGCGGTTGATCCCCTTGTTATCTCCGCCGAGCCCACGGATCGCCTCGGCGATATCCGCATTCGTTCCGCCGCGCACCTCATCCAGGATCCGTTTTGGCAGAGATCCGTAATTATAGGCGATCGAGTTGAGTGCAGCCTGCTGCGCTGCCGTGAATGACGAAAATCGGTCACTGCCGATCTGACGCACGACCGTGCTCTGGAATTCGCCGATGCGGCGATAAAGGTCGCGGTTCGCTTCCTCCACGCTAATCCGCATTCCCTCGACGACCTCCTTCGAAGAGCCATCGGGGAGCGTGATCGTGTCGGACCCATATCCAATTCTGAGGGCATTAACGTCCCATTTCGGTGTAGGAATAAAGCTCTCAAGCCGCCGGAGCAAAACCGCAGTCGCCTCGCGCCCGTCAGTAGTTCCGCTGAGCGCTTTGATGATCCCCTCGCCGGTTTCGGACACCGCCACTGACGCCTGCCGCGTCCGAACGTATTCGCCATGCGCTGAAATCAGTTTCTTTACGGCCGCCGCGGCCTCTGTCGCGCTTTCCTCGGTCGAATCGAATGGACGGCTTCCGTCGATCTCTTCGCTCAGGTCGAGATTGCCCTGCAGCGCATCGTTCAACTCGTCGACAGCCGCCTCCGTATCGGCCAGCTGTTCGATGTTCTCGCGGAAGCCCGAAAGCCCCTCCGAGCGCAAAAGCTTACCCGCCTCTGCTGCCTCCGTGATGGCGTTAATCAAATCGAAGAAGGCAGCCGCAAGATCCTGCTCGTTGGTTGCAGCATCCACCCGGGCTAGCTCATCGGCAAAGAGGCCGGTTTCCCGCGCGATATCGACCATACGCCTCAAGACTTCATCGCCCGCCAGGGCCGCACCGGAATCGACTGCATCTAGCAGCACATCCCGCACTGTCTCGAGCTCCGAGCCGATTGCCCGCAGCTGGTCGAATTCAGCAAGAAAGGCACGCGCATCGATCTTTCCGGCCTCAAGCGCACGAGCGGTTTCCGAGATCGACAGAACAAACGAGTTTAACTCCCCATCGGCCACAGTTTGTCCGGTCCGATTGGCACGCCGCTTGTCCCCCCGGCTACCCGACCGCCGCAACTTGTTTTGAAAGTCGTCTATGCCGTCTGTATCAAACAGGCTCCCCGACATAGCCGCGCGAGCCTCTGAGTAGGTTCGCTGCGCATCCGTCAGTGCCTGCTGCAGCTGGGCACGGCTTTGCTCGAGCATCTTGCGCGTGGCCTCGGACACCTCCCCGCCGAGCGTCTTCTGCTCTTCTGCGGCCCTGCGGCTTGCCTCACGGTAAGAATCGAGCGCCCGTGCCCCCTCATTCGCAGCGCTTTCAGCCGCGTCGAGCGCATCAGAGGTGCGGTCGAGATCGACGAAGAACGCGGCCAGCGAAGCGGCTGTGATCGCCAGCGAAAGCGGCCCGCCCAAAACGCCGGTCAGCACGCGCGCCGCCGCGCCCAGCCGTGAGATCGGCGCAAGGCCGCGCTGTGCCGCCGTGCCAACGCCTGTGACGGCCCCTGCAATCTCGATATAGGCCGCGCGCATCGCGACGGCTTTCGCCACCGCCAGGGTGACCCCACGTCCGACCAGATAGACGATAAGGGCCTGCGCCACACGCTCGGCGATCTCTTCGACCTCCTCGAAGTTCTCTGACAGGTAGCGCAGCGCTTCGGTGAGGCGCCGCGTGGCATCCTCTGCCAGTTCGAGCCCGCCACTATCAGCCGCAGTGAGCTGAAGCGCCTCCCATGCGGCGTTCACTTCGCGCAAAGCGCCTTGCAGCCCCTGCAACCGAACCTCCGCTTGATCCTCTGCCGAGACTTGCCCGAGCGCCTCCCCGAGCTCCCTGAAGCCTGCCGCGCCCGTGTCAGCCAGCAGCAAGGCTGTTCGGATCGCGTCCGTGCCGAAGATCGACTGAAACGCCGAATTGCGCGCGCTATCGCTCAGTCCCTTCACGCCCTCTTCCAGCTCGCCCGTGATCTCGAGCATGGATTTCATGGAGCCGTCGGTGTTGTAGAACTCGAGGCCCAGTTCGCGCATCGCCGTGGCGGCCTCCTTTGACTGCGGATTGAGACGCTGCAGAAAGTTCTTGAAGCTGGTGCCCGCATCCGAGCCGGAGGCGAAGCCCGACGCGGTTGCCGATAGCGCGGTCAGAAACTCTTGATAATCGGCCCCGAAGCTGCCGACCACGCCGCCCGCCTGACCGATCGCCAAGCGCAGATCATCAAAACTGAACTTCGATGTCAGCGCGG
Proteins encoded in this window:
- a CDS encoding phage tail tape measure protein, yielding MNTTVRNYSIRLSAEGKRQLEADLRSLGKDGERSLKMIEGAARPATAGLKATNRASKDLRGGLRGLSGEIPALQRLGRLLGTTALAGGLAAFGRSSINVAGQFEASMKRVEAATRAPVEVLERLRNAARDTGATTAFTAREAADAIEVLAKNGLDAEAILGGALKATVSLAGGLGAELAPAGDLVTDVMQQFRLEASELPAVADAIAGAALTSKFSFDDLRLAIGQAGGVVGSFGADYQEFLTALSATASGFASGSDAGTSFKNFLQRLNPQSKEAATAMRELGLEFYNTDGSMKSMLEITGELEEGVKGLSDSARNSAFQSIFGTDAIRTALLLADTGAAGFRELGEALGQVSAEDQAEVRLQGLQGALREVNAAWEALQLTAADSGGLELAEDATRRLTEALRYLSENFEEVEEIAERVAQALIVYLVGRGVTLAVAKAVAMRAAYIEIAGAVTGVGTAAQRGLAPISRLGAAARVLTGVLGGPLSLAITAASLAAFFVDLDRTSDALDAAESAANEGARALDSYREASRRAAEEQKTLGGEVSEATRKMLEQSRAQLQQALTDAQRTYSEARAAMSGSLFDTDGIDDFQNKLRRSGSRGDKRRANRTGQTVADGELNSFVLSISETARALEAGKIDARAFLAEFDQLRAIGSELETVRDVLLDAVDSGAALAGDEVLRRMVDIARETGLFADELARVDAATNEQDLAAAFFDLINAITEAAEAGKLLRSEGLSGFRENIEQLADTEAAVDELNDALQGNLDLSEEIDGSRPFDSTEESATEAAAAVKKLISAHGEYVRTRQASVAVSETGEGIIKALSGTTDGREATAVLLRRLESFIPTPKWDVNALRIGYGSDTITLPDGSSKEVVEGMRISVEEANRDLYRRIGEFQSTVVRQIGSDRFSSFTAAQQAALNSIAYNYGSLPKRILDEVRGGTNADIAEAIRGLGGDNKGINRGRRNTEAAIFSRNIGVGAQEEAFIKDAEEAERKAKEAAAELTAERAEQAETLQRLLEIGDDQIAQLELEASLAGKSAGEQARLRFMFEQLTAAKKAGIDPEKQLTEDGRLLIDVYREQADALAARTAAQEQSKQATEKSAEDLEASKDAVRSAFDNLKPGGEGAMAAIDEIASYITGRLWELAFDPVWETLGGLLDDIFLNLAAGFGTPAPAVEVAAPGNANGGSIPGYAGGGGFPTVRRAAGQLTGAGGKRQDNHLFWGSAGEFMQPAASVDYYGPAFMEAVRQRRFPKFADGGGLGRSVRDGMSGGGASSFGIGKFVIENHGAPIEAEAPRMDGNGDFRLVIRESVRAELRAGSYQREFREAYGLSKTPKRRT
- a CDS encoding C40 family peptidase; translated protein: MQWSDEWIGLRYAEGARGPHAFDCLGLFIALQKARHGREIPDPACSIQQAVRRRVVAGMKASGDWLPVDRPEAGDALLFRVGRHAVHVGYCLGPRLMLHTEREGPGSVIEDFTFEPWRARLNGVFRFNA